Proteins from a single region of Xiphophorus maculatus strain JP 163 A chromosome 22, X_maculatus-5.0-male, whole genome shotgun sequence:
- the LOC102216621 gene encoding calcineurin-binding protein cabin-1-like, producing MTAAVGSRLAVLAGCLCSSCVSKWSSEERPGKWLRRAEPFSSMQQSTGDAPTTPKYTKEHRDLFFPAALPAPVLLTHPVCHPPPAHDGQARGACEPLSKVARPQSSGFHHDQPQQRRAAAAAATAFLPPAEEREEPTEGLLYRQQESHLCHQMKLATVSQGQEPSAAWFQEEAATCSTTQPCSDQPQYASSEQSKLPDPSRIRARAPANMPKLFIPSTVTKFPPEITVTPPTPTLLSPKGSISEETKQRLKNVILSSQSAATVKKDTLTQPVLEVQETSSQESSLESESDEEDDYMDI from the exons ATGACAGCGGCTGTTGGGAGCAGGCTGGCCGTCCTCGCAGGTTGTTTGTGCAGCTCTTGTGTCTCTAAGTGGTCCTCTGAAGAGCGGCCAGGAAAGTGGCTCAGAAGAGCTGAGCCATTCAGCAGCATGCAG CAGTCGACAGGCGACGCCCCGACCACGCCCAAGTACACCAAGGAGCACAGGGACCTCTTCTTCCCCGCCGCCCTGCCAGCTCCCGTCCTGCTCACCCACCCCGTCTGCCACCCGCCGCCCGCCCACGACGGCCAGGCCAGGGGGGCCTGCGAGCCCCTCAGCAAGGTGGCCCGACCCCAGAGCTCAGGCTTCCACCACGATCAGCCGCAGCAGAGGAGagcagccgccgccgccgccacgGCCTTCCTCCCACCGGCAG AGGAGCGGGAGGAGCCCACAGAGGGGCTGCTGTACCGCCAGCAGGAGTCCCACCTCTGTCACCAGATGAAACTGGCCACCGTCTCCCAGGGCCAGGAACCTTCGGCGGCCTGGTTTCAGGAGGAAGCGGCAACATGTAGCACCACGCAACCTTGTTCAG ACCAGCCGCAGTACGCCAGCAGCGAGCAGTCCAAGCTTCCAGACCCCAGCCGGATCCGCGCCCGCGCCCCGGCGAACATGCCAAAGCTCTTCATCCCTTCCACCGTCACCAAGTTCCCCCCGGAGATCACGGTAACGCCCCCCACCCCCACGCTGCTCTCCCCTAAAGGCAGCATCTCGGAGGAAACCAAGCAGCGACTGAAG AACGTCATCCTGTCATCCCAGTCCGCTGCCACGGTGAAGAAGGACACGCTGACCCAGCCGGTGCTGGAGGTGCAGGAGACGTCCAGCCAGGAGTCGTCTCTGGAGAGCGAGTCGGACGAGGAGGACGACTACATGGACATCTGA